The region CGTCCAGGCATGAGTGCGCTGCCAACGGATTTCGGCGTCGTGTCACCGAGTCTGGCCTTGCCATTGCAACGCGATGGACTGCCGGCGATGCGCGTACTGCCTGCGGCCGAATACGAGTGTTTTCTGGACGAATCCCGTGCGGCGTTCTGGGCCGGCGAGTGGAAGGTCACGACCCAGAGCAACCGCTACGGCTACCGGCTCGAAGGCGCGCCGATCTTGCCCAAGGCGCCGATGGAAGTCCGTTCCCACGGCATCGTCCCCGGCGTGATTCAGGTGCCCCACGGTGGCCAGCCGATCATCCAGATGCGCGATGCGCAACCGAGTGGCGGTTATCCGAAATTTGGCACCGTGATCGAGGCCGATCTCTGGCGTCTGGGTCAGGCGCCGATTGGCAGCAAGGTACGGTTTATCGAGTGCAGCTATGCCGAAGCCGTCGCGGCCCTGGAAGATAATCAGCGCTATCTCGCGGAGGTCAGCCGCCTGGTTGACCTTCACGGGCTGGCCTCGCGTTAAGGACATTCAGACATGACAAATCAGGAAATCCGCCAGTTGGCGGTGTGGCTCAAGGAGACCCACCTGGCTGGCGCGGAAATCCGTCGTCCGGGGCTTTATTTGGTGCTCAAGCGCTGTGTCGACGAGGTCGCGGCGCCGGTTCAGATCACGGCGCCAGAACCTTTGAAGGCGCCCGATGAACAGCTGTTGAAGACCCCGGCCTGGGCCGGTTGCTGCTGACGCACCCGCAACAGAGCGAGGTGCTGGTATCGGTTGGCAGTCGGGTGGCGCCAGGGCAACTGGTCGCGTTGCTGCAAGTCGGCGATTTGCTGTTGCCGATTCTCAGCCAGAAGGCCGGACGGGTGGCGGCGGTGTTGACGGTGTGTGGCACGACGGTGGGTTTTGGCGAGGCGTTCATGCGCCTGGATGCGGCATGACGAGTGAGGGCAAGTGATGAAGATTGATTTGAACGCGGATCTGGGCGAGGGCTTCGGACCTTGGCGCATGGGTGAAGATGAAGCGTTGATGAGCCTGATCTCATCGGCCAACGTGGCGTGCGGTTTTCATGCCGGCGATCCGCTGATCATGGATAACACCGTGCGTCTGGCCAAGGCCGGCGGCATCGATCTGGGTGCCCATGTGGGCTTCCCCGATTTGATGGGTTTTGGCCGGCGGCAGATGAACATTGAACTCAAGGAACTGGCGACCTACGTGATTTATCAGCTCGGGGCGCTGGCCGGGATGGCGGCGGTCAATGGCCATCGCATAACCCACATGAGTTTTCACGGCGCGCTGGGCAACATGGTCGCCGCCGACGCGGCGTTGGCCGAGCCCCTAGTCTGTGCGGTGGCAGCGTTCGATCCGACGCTGATTATCAGTTCATCGAGCAGTCGGGCCATCGAAAACGCCGCTGACAAATGCGGGTTGCGGGTCGCCACCACGTTTCTGGCTGACCGTGCCTACGACGACGACTGCCTGCTGGTGCCGCGCAAGGTGCCGGGCTCGGTGATCAAGGAACCGGCGGCCGTGTTGCAACGGGTTCGACAGTTGCTGGAGGAGGGCACCGTGACCACGCTCAACGGCAAGCACATTGCGGTGCCGGCGCATTCGATCCTGCTGCACGGCGACACCCCTGGCGCAGTGGACCTGGCCCGCACCATCCGTCGAGAAATCGAGCTGGCGGGCGGTTGCATCACGCCTATTTCGCAACTGTTGGCGTAACGGTTGCACGGTCATAAGCAGGGCTTATTGCCACACAGTCATTCCGTCTTGGTCCACGGCTTCAGGGCTGGATAGAGTCGAAGTCATCGCGATCACCGAGTGATCCGCACATGTAATACGAGGACAAACTCATGCCATTTTCAGATTACAAAACCGCGCTGGTGACCGGCGCCTCTTCCGGGATTGGCGCCGCCGTCGTCGAGCGCCTGTGTCAGGAAGGCGTGCAGGTGCATGCCTTAGCTCGCAGCGCTGAGAAGCTACAAGAACTGGCGGCGAAAACCGGCTGCATCGCACATGCCATCGATGTTACCGACCTGGCCGGGTTGACCCGTCTGTTCGGAACCCAGCAGTTCGACATTCTGGTGAACAACGCCGGGGTCGATAAACCGGGTTCGATTCTCAAGGCTGACGCCGAAGGCATCGACTTGCTGATCGACGTCAACCTGCGGGCGGTCTTGCACCTGGCACGTCTGGCGTTGCCGGGTATGGTTGAGCGCGACTGTGGCCACATCATCAACATCAGTTCGATTGCCGCGGCTTACAACTTCGGCGGCAACTCGACTTATCACGCCACCAAAGCGGCCGTGAGCATGCTCTCGCGACAGCTGCGCATCGACGCGTTCGGCAAGCGGGTTCGGGTCACCGAGATCTGTCCAGGCCGGGTGGCCACCGACATCTTTGCCCACGTCCATGGCGATTCCGAAGATACCTACAAGCGTTTCGTCGAAGGTTTCGAACTGCCGCAGGCCAAGGACATCGCCGACGCCATCGCGTTTGCCATCGCCGCGCCGATTTCGGTCAACGTCGGGCACATGGAAATCACCCCGACCCTGCAAGTGCCAGGCGGTCTGTCGACGGCCCGTCCGCAGGATTATCAGGGCTGAGATCCTCCACGAAAGACGCCTGCCAGAAGAACGGATCAATCCGTCATGCCATACCCACGCCACGCTTGTCGCTGGCGACTTAATTCTGCCCTAGCCCAATGCCGATAGGGATTGACCATGAAGCGTGACTTCGATTTGGCCGCGGTTCTGCAAGGCGAATATGCCGAGCTGATCGTCAAGGGCATTGAAAAGACTCTACAACTGGCGCTGTTCGCCTGGCTGCTGGCGATGGCCCTGGCGCTGTTGCTGGTGACCGTGCGCCTGACCGGAAACAAACTCGC is a window of Pseudomonas sp. 10S4 DNA encoding:
- a CDS encoding SDR family oxidoreductase: MPFSDYKTALVTGASSGIGAAVVERLCQEGVQVHALARSAEKLQELAAKTGCIAHAIDVTDLAGLTRLFGTQQFDILVNNAGVDKPGSILKADAEGIDLLIDVNLRAVLHLARLALPGMVERDCGHIINISSIAAAYNFGGNSTYHATKAAVSMLSRQLRIDAFGKRVRVTEICPGRVATDIFAHVHGDSEDTYKRFVEGFELPQAKDIADAIAFAIAAPISVNVGHMEITPTLQVPGGLSTARPQDYQG
- a CDS encoding LamB/YcsF family protein, producing MKIDLNADLGEGFGPWRMGEDEALMSLISSANVACGFHAGDPLIMDNTVRLAKAGGIDLGAHVGFPDLMGFGRRQMNIELKELATYVIYQLGALAGMAAVNGHRITHMSFHGALGNMVAADAALAEPLVCAVAAFDPTLIISSSSSRAIENAADKCGLRVATTFLADRAYDDDCLLVPRKVPGSVIKEPAAVLQRVRQLLEEGTVTTLNGKHIAVPAHSILLHGDTPGAVDLARTIRREIELAGGCITPISQLLA
- a CDS encoding biotin-dependent carboxyltransferase family protein, translated to MIEILSATALATVQDFGRFGSLGFGVGTSGAMDHLALALGNLLLGNPEDAAAIEIPLFPFEVRFTQDCAFAFTGAACEATLDGQPLLPYWVAQAWEGQVLSLGYPACGSRAYLCLAGGVDVPSVLGSRSTQLRGEFGGLQGRALQQGDRIAALRPGMSALPTDFGVVSPSLALPLQRDGLPAMRVLPAAEYECFLDESRAAFWAGEWKVTTQSNRYGYRLEGAPILPKAPMEVRSHGIVPGVIQVPHGGQPIIQMRDAQPSGGYPKFGTVIEADLWRLGQAPIGSKVRFIECSYAEAVAALEDNQRYLAEVSRLVDLHGLASR
- a CDS encoding biotin/lipoyl-containing protein, which produces MLLTHPQQSEVLVSVGSRVAPGQLVALLQVGDLLLPILSQKAGRVAAVLTVCGTTVGFGEAFMRLDAA